A genomic region of Pseudomonas sp. MPC6 contains the following coding sequences:
- a CDS encoding MaoC/PaaZ C-terminal domain-containing protein, with product MKQINTFALASGDPNPVHLEPAIACRAGHADVFAQGMLGMGMLGALLSAARLRRFGVRFLSPIALGDQPRLYQTGTRLRELVLTNEKGNIRIRGYAELN from the coding sequence TTGAAGCAAATCAACACCTTCGCCCTCGCCTCGGGAGATCCGAACCCCGTGCATCTGGAGCCAGCCATAGCTTGCCGAGCCGGGCATGCAGATGTTTTCGCCCAGGGGATGCTGGGTATGGGAATGCTCGGCGCACTATTGAGTGCCGCCCGCCTGCGGCGTTTTGGCGTGCGATTCCTGTCGCCCATCGCGCTGGGCGATCAGCCTCGGCTGTATCAAACAGGCACCCGGTTACGTGAACTTGTACTCACCAATGAAAAAGGAAACATCCGAATCAGGGGCTACGCCGAGCTCAACTGA
- a CDS encoding OprD family porin codes for MYNPSRTWSITLAISTSIVAQQAIAEFNDDSHLTLEARNFYINRDFRDNPNTAHHKAEEWGQGFMLRYNSGFTEGSLGFGVDALGLLGVKLDAGRGTTGAGALPVQRDGEVPDSFGFIGPTAKVKMAKSLLTVGTHAPTLPIAFRNDTRLLPQTFEGAQIVSSDIDKLTLTGGQFRATRLRNSTNYEDMSMFADGSSGGVASDRFNYAGATYALLPNLTTTYFFAELQDNYSQHYGNLIHTQPLAEGLNLRSEVRYFQSEHEGRTNVDNRNLGTMLTLSYKGHALGASYQNQSGDTGMPFIGGGTDPWAFNTVTYHHFLRAREDSWQLRYDYDLATVGLPGLTFMTRYVSGDNFEIAGTNAKEWERNVDIAYVVQSGPLKNINLRLRNVAYRGSRTTDIDENRIIVGYTFKFW; via the coding sequence ATGTATAACCCCTCAAGAACCTGGTCCATCACACTCGCAATCAGTACCAGCATCGTCGCTCAACAGGCCATAGCCGAGTTCAACGACGATAGCCACCTGACGCTTGAAGCCCGTAACTTCTATATCAACCGTGATTTTCGGGACAACCCCAACACGGCCCATCACAAGGCTGAAGAATGGGGCCAAGGCTTCATGTTGCGCTACAACTCGGGCTTCACCGAGGGTTCGCTGGGCTTTGGTGTGGATGCGCTCGGGCTGCTTGGGGTAAAACTGGATGCCGGTCGCGGCACGACCGGTGCGGGCGCCCTGCCCGTGCAGAGAGATGGCGAGGTCCCGGACAGCTTTGGTTTTATCGGCCCTACCGCTAAAGTCAAAATGGCCAAGAGCCTGCTGACTGTCGGCACTCACGCACCGACCCTGCCGATCGCGTTTCGCAATGACACCCGCTTGCTGCCGCAGACGTTTGAAGGGGCGCAGATCGTCTCCAGTGACATCGACAAGCTCACCCTGACCGGCGGCCAGTTTCGCGCCACCCGCCTGCGCAACTCGACCAACTACGAAGACATGAGCATGTTTGCCGATGGTTCCAGCGGGGGCGTCGCGTCTGACCGTTTCAACTATGCGGGCGCTACTTACGCGCTGCTGCCGAACCTGACCACCACCTACTTCTTCGCCGAGTTACAGGACAACTACAGCCAGCACTACGGCAATCTCATTCACACCCAGCCATTGGCCGAGGGATTGAACCTGAGGTCGGAAGTCCGTTATTTCCAGAGTGAACATGAGGGTCGCACCAACGTCGACAACCGCAACCTGGGAACGATGTTGACCCTGTCCTATAAAGGTCACGCCCTCGGCGCCAGCTACCAGAACCAGAGCGGCGACACCGGCATGCCCTTCATCGGCGGCGGCACCGACCCATGGGCATTCAACACCGTCACCTACCATCATTTCTTGCGTGCCCGGGAAGACTCCTGGCAGCTGCGTTACGACTACGATCTAGCGACGGTCGGATTGCCCGGGCTGACGTTCATGACGCGCTATGTGTCAGGCGACAACTTTGAAATCGCAGGTACCAACGCCAAGGAATGGGAACGCAATGTCGATATCGCCTATGTGGTCCAGAGCGGACCGCTGAAAAACATCAACCTGCGGTTGCGCAACGTCGCCTACCGCGGAAGCCGCACCACAGACATCGATGAGAACCGTATTATCGTCGGCTACACCTTTAAAT
- a CDS encoding MarR family transcriptional regulator, protein MDANENRSIPNTLFFRLFQTGNVLQRQVQNEMGISTVQWAVLGALSRAGFEEGISFNQLTEYLFVSRQSLDGVLKRMERDNHVLRVPHPDDGRARLVRLTEQGREYWNALQDRIYQFYQQGLQGFSFDDTVNFLHYLNKFKDDLARISFGEEQQARLED, encoded by the coding sequence ATGGACGCTAACGAAAACCGCAGCATACCGAACACTTTATTTTTCCGGCTGTTTCAAACCGGCAACGTATTGCAGCGCCAAGTGCAGAACGAGATGGGCATCAGCACCGTGCAATGGGCGGTACTGGGCGCCCTGTCCCGAGCCGGTTTCGAGGAGGGTATCTCCTTCAACCAGTTGACGGAGTACCTGTTCGTCAGCCGGCAAAGCCTGGATGGCGTGCTCAAGCGCATGGAGCGGGATAACCACGTGCTGCGCGTGCCTCATCCGGATGACGGGCGCGCTCGCCTGGTCCGGCTGACCGAACAGGGTCGGGAATACTGGAACGCGCTGCAAGATCGGATTTATCAGTTTTATCAGCAAGGTTTGCAGGGCTTCAGCTTCGACGACACCGTCAATTTCCTGCACTACCTGAACAAGTTCAAAGACGACCTGGCCAGGATTTCATTCGGCGAGGAGCAGCAGGCAAGGCTCGAGGACTAG